The genomic DNA AGTAATCAAGATATTTCTAGAGGGCAACTGCCCTCTAATCTAACTACATTATAAAACATACCTCTTAACTTAAAAGAGTTATTTCATCACCTTTTTTAATCATACCCCCCTCAATCACTTTAGCAAAAATACCCCTGTCATCTTTAAGCAGTGTAGGTAGATTCTCATCAATTTTTGAAAGATGATCGCACATCGTACAGTTTTGGCTGATCTCCAAAATCGCTTCACCGATACGGAGTTTATCTCCTGGTATAAGATGGTAAGGATTGTAGTCCATCAAGATGTTTTCTCCCAATGAACCAAAAGGAAAAGTGATGTTATGTTTGCTGGCTAAGGCATAACTCGCTTCTGATGTAAGCAGTACGGATCTGTTGATATTTGTATCATAATACTTATCTTCTATGATACCTTTTGGATCCAGGTTAAATAACTCTTTTTCAATGCGAGTAGAAGAGCCTTGTACAGATATAAAAAGAGTTGTTACTTTTCCTACATTTTTCATCAACGTGCTCCTCTTTAGTTTTTTAGAATTGTACCATAAAGATTTTATAGAGGCTGACCTGATGGTTTGTGTCAGAAAACTTAAAGCTCTTTTATATTATCTTTAATCAATATTTGATTTTTAGGGGTTTCAGTGAGTACAAGCAGTGAAGAGAGAATAGAACAGTTCTATAGTATGGTGGAAGAGAATATAGAGAATGGTATGCTCTACAGGGATGCCATAGAGTTGGCAGCAGTGACGGTAGGCGGTCTTATCACCGCTAAAGTGTCCCAGGCGATGGCCAAGTACCAAGAGGCGATTCACCCGCAGTCTCATCTGTCCCAAGAGGAAGATAAAGATGCCTTGGCACTCTTAAGCATGGGCGTACTTTGGGATAATACCTATTTTAATCCGATAGAGCCGGATGCATCGACACCTTTGGA from Sulfurovum xiamenensis includes the following:
- a CDS encoding MOSC domain-containing protein; this encodes MKNVGKVTTLFISVQGSSTRIEKELFNLDPKGIIEDKYYDTNINRSVLLTSEASYALASKHNITFPFGSLGENILMDYNPYHLIPGDKLRIGEAILEISQNCTMCDHLSKIDENLPTLLKDDRGIFAKVIEGGMIKKGDEITLLS